Proteins encoded together in one Sulfitobacter pontiacus window:
- a CDS encoding OmpH family outer membrane protein, with protein sequence MKLRALLICLLPVLPLAAVPVFAQQQSERRVVQSPILTIDSDRVFNESAFGLRVADDVETQSAEISAENRLIEADLKAEERKLTDQRSKLSPDAFSGLADAFDEKVQKTRAAQAAKGRALNELVEKERQVFLAAAGPVLEQMMREAGAAVILERRSVFVSANAIDITDEAIERLDASVGSGKN encoded by the coding sequence ATGAAACTGCGGGCACTCTTGATTTGCCTTCTTCCGGTACTGCCCCTTGCGGCGGTGCCGGTTTTTGCACAACAGCAGTCTGAACGGCGCGTGGTGCAAAGCCCGATCCTGACCATCGATTCAGATCGTGTGTTCAATGAAAGCGCCTTCGGTCTGCGGGTGGCGGATGACGTGGAAACCCAAAGCGCTGAAATCTCTGCCGAAAACCGTCTGATTGAAGCGGATTTGAAGGCCGAGGAGCGCAAGCTCACCGATCAGCGCAGCAAGCTCAGCCCCGATGCCTTTAGCGGGCTGGCGGATGCCTTTGACGAAAAGGTGCAGAAAACCCGCGCGGCGCAAGCGGCAAAGGGGCGGGCGCTGAACGAATTGGTCGAGAAAGAGCGCCAGGTGTTTCTGGCCGCTGCGGGCCCTGTGTTGGAACAGATGATGCGTGAAGCCGGGGCGGCCGTGATCCTTGAACGCCGGTCGGTCTTCGTCAGCGCCAACGCCATCGACATTACCGACGAAGCCATTGAACGGCTTGATGCGTCGGTCGGCAGCGGCAAGAACTGA
- the fabZ gene encoding 3-hydroxyacyl-ACP dehydratase FabZ yields the protein MTDTLPSADIQMIQRIIPHRYPFLLVDKVVDIQGTQSAVGIKNVTMNEPHFQGHFPGMPIMPGVTIVEAMAQTAAVMVGVTLEMADKDMKVYFMAIDKCKFRRKVVPGDVVRMELNTLRGKPGGKVWKFGGVASVEGEMAAEVEFTAMMDLS from the coding sequence ATGACTGACACCCTGCCAAGTGCCGATATCCAGATGATCCAGCGGATCATTCCGCACCGCTATCCCTTTTTGCTGGTCGATAAAGTGGTCGATATCCAGGGCACGCAAAGTGCTGTCGGGATCAAGAATGTCACGATGAACGAACCGCATTTTCAGGGGCATTTCCCCGGCATGCCGATTATGCCCGGCGTCACCATCGTAGAGGCGATGGCGCAGACCGCTGCGGTGATGGTCGGTGTCACGCTGGAAATGGCGGATAAGGACATGAAGGTCTATTTCATGGCCATCGATAAATGCAAATTCCGCCGCAAGGTCGTTCCCGGTGACGTCGTCCGGATGGAGCTGAACACCCTGCGCGGCAAACCCGGCGGCAAAGTCTGGAAATTCGGTGGCGTCGCGTCGGTCGAGGGCGAAATGGCGGCCGAGGTTGAATTCACTGCGATGATGGACCTGTCCTGA
- the lpxA gene encoding acyl-ACP--UDP-N-acetylglucosamine O-acyltransferase, whose amino-acid sequence MGNIHPSAVIEEGAQIAASATVGPFCVIGPRVVLHDNVEVKSHAIVTGDTEVGEGTVIFSFAVIGEIPQDLKFKGESSRLEIGKRNRIREHVTMNGGTEGGGGVTRIGDDGLFMAGCHIAHDAILGDRVIVVNNAAVAGHCIIEDDVLIGGLAGIHQFVRIGRGAIIGAVTMVTNDVIPYGLVQAPRGVLDGLNLVGLKRRGVTRADITALRAAFQMLAQGEGTFHDRARRLGEETGSDYVREIVDFVLADTGRHFLTPG is encoded by the coding sequence ATGGGCAACATCCACCCAAGCGCTGTGATCGAGGAGGGGGCGCAGATCGCGGCCTCTGCCACGGTTGGCCCGTTTTGCGTCATCGGCCCTCGGGTCGTGCTGCATGACAACGTTGAGGTGAAGTCCCACGCCATCGTCACCGGCGACACCGAAGTCGGCGAAGGCACGGTGATCTTTTCTTTCGCGGTTATCGGTGAAATCCCCCAAGACCTTAAGTTCAAGGGGGAATCCAGCCGGCTCGAGATTGGCAAACGCAACCGTATCCGCGAACATGTCACCATGAACGGCGGTACCGAAGGCGGCGGCGGCGTGACCAGGATTGGCGATGACGGGCTGTTTATGGCGGGCTGTCACATCGCCCATGATGCGATCCTTGGCGACCGGGTGATTGTTGTGAACAACGCCGCCGTCGCGGGCCACTGCATCATTGAAGACGATGTTCTGATCGGCGGGCTGGCCGGTATCCACCAATTCGTGCGCATCGGTCGCGGGGCCATCATCGGCGCTGTGACGATGGTAACAAATGACGTGATCCCCTACGGTCTGGTGCAAGCGCCGCGTGGGGTCTTGGACGGGCTTAACCTTGTCGGGCTCAAGCGACGCGGTGTCACCCGCGCCGACATCACGGCCCTTCGCGCGGCGTTCCAGATGCTGGCGCAGGGCGAGGGGACATTCCACGACCGCGCCCGCCGTTTGGGCGAGGAAACCGGCAGCGATTACGTCCGCGAGATCGTCGATTTCGTGCTGGCCGACACGGGCCGCCATTTTCTGACACCGGGTTGA
- a CDS encoding LpxI family protein, producing the protein MLALIAGGGGLPQRVAGALTDAPLICAYEGTTPTGLVPDLVFRLETLGTLLAELTARGVTQVCFCGAVARPSFDPSKLDAATLPLVPVFQKALAAGDDGALRALVNIFQTAGLTVVAAHEIAPDLMAREGVVSQRQPDAQLQDDAARGAALVRCLASMDVGQCCVVGQGQVMGIEAIGGTDHLLSTLPDRARLASAVLFKGPKPGQSHLVDMPTIGPDTLRRAHEAGLAGVVIEAGSVILLEPDASVALADELNLVLWARAAT; encoded by the coding sequence ATGCTGGCGCTGATCGCAGGGGGCGGCGGACTGCCTCAACGGGTGGCCGGCGCGCTGACTGACGCGCCTTTGATCTGCGCCTACGAGGGGACGACACCCACCGGGCTGGTGCCGGATCTGGTGTTCCGGCTTGAGACGCTTGGCACTTTGCTGGCCGAGCTGACTGCGCGCGGCGTGACGCAGGTGTGTTTCTGCGGTGCCGTGGCTCGACCGTCTTTCGATCCGTCCAAACTGGATGCGGCAACGCTGCCCTTGGTGCCGGTCTTCCAGAAAGCCCTTGCCGCGGGGGACGACGGTGCCCTGCGCGCCTTGGTCAATATTTTCCAGACAGCGGGGCTGACCGTTGTCGCCGCGCATGAAATTGCGCCGGACCTGATGGCGCGCGAAGGCGTGGTCAGCCAACGACAGCCGGATGCGCAGTTGCAAGACGATGCTGCGCGCGGTGCTGCGCTGGTGCGCTGCCTTGCCTCGATGGATGTGGGGCAATGCTGCGTCGTCGGGCAGGGGCAGGTCATGGGGATCGAGGCGATTGGCGGCACGGACCACTTGCTGTCGACCCTGCCTGATCGTGCGCGCTTGGCCAGCGCGGTGCTGTTTAAAGGTCCGAAACCGGGCCAAAGCCATCTTGTCGATATGCCCACTATCGGGCCCGACACCCTACGCCGCGCCCATGAGGCAGGGCTGGCGGGCGTCGTGATCGAGGCGGGGTCTGTCATTCTGCTGGAACCAGACGCCAGCGTCGCCTTGGCGGATGAATTAAACCTCGTGCTATGGGCACGGGCCGCGACATGA
- the lpxB gene encoding lipid-A-disaccharide synthase yields MKVFIIAGEPSGDRLGGALMSGLKSLRPDITFDGIGGTDMAAEGLSSRFDMSELSVMGIAEILPKYKSLMARINETAQAVIDAKPDVMITIDSPDFSLRVAKRVKAVSDIRTVHYVAPTVWAWRPGRAKKMARYIDHVLALFPFEPPLMEAEGMACDFVGHPVVGEKIATHREAAAFRQAHEIGDAPLMLVLPGSRRSEVARLSDVFGDAVARFARTHPDLRVVIPAAGPVADAAIAQTQGWTERPIVLDPRAGSREEGAAMKRAAFAAADVALAASGTVSLELAAASLPMVIAYRMNWLSFRLIKAMALIDTVTLVNLVSDTRVVPEFLGPDCTADKIAGGLAHVFAHPEDQKDAMALTMERLGKGGESPGLRAARAVLAKL; encoded by the coding sequence ATGAAGGTGTTCATCATCGCGGGCGAACCTTCGGGCGACCGTCTGGGGGGGGCACTGATGTCAGGGCTGAAATCCCTGCGCCCCGACATCACCTTTGACGGGATCGGCGGGACGGATATGGCCGCCGAAGGGCTGAGCAGCCGTTTTGATATGTCCGAACTGTCTGTCATGGGCATCGCCGAGATCCTGCCGAAATACAAATCCTTGATGGCGCGGATCAACGAGACGGCGCAGGCCGTCATTGACGCCAAGCCCGATGTGATGATCACCATCGACAGCCCCGATTTCTCGCTCCGCGTGGCCAAGCGGGTCAAGGCGGTATCGGATATTCGCACGGTGCATTATGTCGCGCCCACAGTCTGGGCCTGGCGTCCTGGGCGCGCGAAAAAGATGGCGCGGTATATCGATCACGTGCTTGCGCTTTTCCCCTTCGAGCCGCCCCTGATGGAGGCCGAGGGCATGGCCTGCGATTTCGTCGGCCATCCCGTGGTCGGAGAGAAAATCGCTACACACCGCGAAGCCGCTGCCTTTCGTCAAGCCCACGAGATCGGCGATGCCCCCCTGATGCTCGTCCTGCCCGGATCGCGGCGGTCAGAGGTGGCGCGTCTGTCGGATGTGTTCGGCGATGCAGTGGCCCGTTTTGCCCGGACACATCCTGATCTGCGCGTGGTCATTCCCGCCGCTGGTCCTGTGGCAGACGCGGCGATTGCGCAGACCCAGGGCTGGACGGAGCGCCCCATCGTGCTGGACCCGCGTGCGGGCAGCAGGGAGGAAGGTGCCGCGATGAAACGGGCGGCGTTTGCCGCCGCGGACGTGGCACTTGCGGCCTCTGGCACCGTGTCGCTGGAACTGGCCGCGGCATCGCTGCCGATGGTGATCGCCTACCGGATGAACTGGCTCAGCTTCCGTTTGATCAAGGCGATGGCGCTGATTGATACGGTGACTTTGGTGAACCTTGTGTCCGACACGCGCGTCGTACCGGAGTTTCTGGGCCCCGATTGCACCGCCGATAAGATCGCTGGCGGTTTGGCGCATGTCTTTGCGCATCCCGAGGATCAAAAGGACGCGATGGCGCTGACGATGGAGCGGCTCGGCAAGGGGGGCGAGAGCCCGGGCCTGCGCGCGGCGCGGGCGGTATTGGCAAAGCTGTAG
- the mnmA gene encoding tRNA 2-thiouridine(34) synthase MnmA, whose translation MPLDRTPPLNSLGFAKAPADTRVVVAMSGGVDSSVVAAMLAEEGYDVVGVTLQLYDHGAALARKGACCAGIDIHDARRVAESMGFPHYVLDYENVFKDAVIDEFADSYLGGATPVPCIRCNERVKFKDLLETAKDLDADCMATGHYIQRKMGPDGAELHCAADANRDQSYFLFSTTPEQLDYLRFPLGHLPSKNDTRALAAKYGLSVADKPDSQDICFVPNGDYASVIRKLRPEAANPGNIVDTDGNVLAQHDGVINYTIGQRRGLGIGGLADPLYVVKLDADNAQVVVGPQSMLATRTVPVKEINWLGDTPLMSQSEWPIAVRVRSTRPPTDAILRPISDTEATVELLTPEEGISPGQACVFYDPESTRIFGGGWIHKG comes from the coding sequence ATGCCGCTTGATCGCACCCCGCCGCTCAATTCGTTGGGCTTTGCCAAAGCACCTGCCGACACCCGCGTCGTTGTGGCGATGTCGGGCGGTGTCGACAGTTCCGTGGTCGCCGCCATGCTGGCCGAGGAAGGCTATGACGTCGTCGGCGTCACCCTGCAGCTGTACGACCACGGTGCGGCACTGGCGCGCAAAGGGGCTTGCTGTGCGGGCATCGATATCCATGATGCGCGGCGTGTCGCGGAATCAATGGGGTTCCCGCATTACGTTTTGGATTATGAAAACGTGTTCAAGGACGCCGTGATTGACGAATTTGCCGACAGCTATCTGGGCGGGGCCACGCCCGTTCCCTGCATCCGCTGCAACGAACGGGTGAAGTTCAAGGATCTGCTGGAAACGGCCAAGGATCTGGATGCCGATTGCATGGCGACCGGTCACTATATCCAGCGCAAGATGGGCCCCGACGGGGCCGAACTGCATTGCGCCGCCGATGCCAATCGTGATCAAAGCTACTTTCTGTTCTCGACCACGCCCGAACAACTGGACTATCTACGTTTCCCCCTTGGCCACCTGCCGTCCAAAAACGACACGCGGGCGCTGGCGGCGAAATACGGGCTGAGCGTGGCGGACAAGCCCGACAGTCAGGATATCTGCTTTGTGCCGAATGGCGACTACGCCTCGGTGATCCGCAAACTGCGCCCCGAAGCCGCCAACCCCGGCAATATCGTCGACACCGACGGCAATGTGCTGGCCCAGCATGACGGGGTGATCAACTACACCATCGGGCAGCGCCGTGGCCTTGGCATCGGCGGCTTGGCCGACCCGCTCTATGTGGTGAAACTTGATGCGGATAACGCGCAGGTCGTCGTGGGGCCTCAATCGATGCTGGCCACCCGTACCGTGCCCGTGAAAGAGATTAACTGGCTTGGTGACACCCCGCTCATGTCGCAAAGCGAATGGCCCATTGCTGTGCGCGTACGCTCTACACGCCCTCCGACAGACGCGATCCTGCGTCCGATCTCGGATACCGAAGCCACGGTAGAGCTGCTCACCCCCGAGGAAGGGATCTCGCCGGGTCAGGCTTGCGTCTTCTACGACCCCGAAAGCACCCGCATCTTCGGCGGCGGCTGGATCCACAAAGGCTAA
- a CDS encoding DUF1153 domain-containing protein codes for MYLKKVERPRAVTLPDGSSFSLADLPDRNTRRWVASRKAAVVRGVLYGLITEADAEERYGVGRAEFVEWVRAVSEHGEAALRATALQKYRQL; via the coding sequence GTGTATTTGAAAAAGGTCGAACGACCCAGGGCGGTGACCTTGCCCGACGGGTCCAGCTTTAGCCTTGCGGATCTGCCGGATCGCAATACCCGCCGGTGGGTCGCATCGCGCAAGGCTGCGGTGGTGCGCGGCGTGTTATACGGGCTGATCACTGAGGCGGATGCGGAAGAACGCTACGGTGTGGGGCGGGCGGAATTTGTCGAATGGGTGCGCGCTGTCTCTGAACATGGGGAGGCGGCTTTGCGGGCCACAGCGCTACAAAAGTATAGACAACTTTAA